DNA from Leptospira terpstrae serovar Hualin str. LT 11-33 = ATCC 700639:
TCCAGACGGCGTTCGTCGCAGAGGTTTTAGCTACAAACAAGCGGACATCCAAGCAGAAGATTTTAAAACTTGGGCAAAAGACAATGTATCTTACATCAAAGATGCTCTTGCAAAACTTCCTGAAGGTTATGCACTTGAAGTGACTGGTCACGCAGACGCTTCCGGTCCAGAAGAAGCAGAAGGTGCTAAAAAAGGAAACGGATACTATTCACAAATTCGTTCTGACGCAGTGAAAGATGCTCTTGTAAAACAAGGGATCCCTGCAGACAGAATCGTAACCAAAGCTTCTGGTTCTTCTAAACCAATTTCTGGTTTTGATGAAAAAGACGCGATCAACCGTCGAGTGACTTTCCAAGTCGTTTCTAAATAAGAAAGTTTGCTTTCTTAACTAGAGATTTTTCTCTAAATGAAAACCCACCCTTTGGTGGGTTTTTTTATACCCATTCCATTTTTTATAAATAGATGTGTTCTTTTTGGATCGATTTGGACACCTCGCATTGGTTATGCGAATCAAAATTTGATTCTATAACGACCGCGCTATCCGCTCCAATCTTTCCTAACGGAAAGGATTTCCGCTTCTATCGCTGGCGCGGGGTTTTTGCCTAACAATGACAGAATGAAAGGAAGTTAAGTTTTCAAATTTGAAACCAACAACAATTCTGTAAAAAACTTTTCTTTTTGAAGTGAGGATTGAATCGTTTGTCTATGCCCACCACTGTAGAAGAATACATCCAATCGTTACCAAAAGACCGAAAAGAACCATTTTCGAAACTACGAGAAACCGTCAAAAAAAATCTCCCCAAAGGTTTTGAAGAAACCATTCAGTACAACATGATTGGTTATGTTGTACCCAAAAAAACCTATCCTGCCGGTTACCATGTAACTCCTGAACTTGCACTTCCCTTCATCCATATCGCTTCCCAAAAGAATGGACTGGCACTCTATCATATGGGAATCTATTCTGATCTAAAACTTTTGAAATGGTTCCAAACAGAATATCCCAAACATTGCAAAACGAAATTGGATATGGGCAAAAGTTGTATTCGGTTTAAAAAACTAGAAGAGATTCCTTGGGCCTTGATTGGTGATTTATCAAAAAAAATGAGTCCTAAGGATTGGATTGCACTTTATGAAAAAAATTTACAAGAATCGAAATTAAATAAAAAGAATTCTTCCAAAAAGTGAATTTAAGAATAGAAGAAAAAAAACACAATCAAAGATAATAATTCAATTATGGTATATCTTCTCTTAAAATATTTAGTCACGGCAGCTCTTGTTGTC
Protein-coding regions in this window:
- the loa22 gene encoding OmpA family outer membrane lipoprotein Loa22; the encoded protein is MMKKGFFLSLILLAGLSLSLTNCSSSEEKETPKDTTSTTGTTSTVSSRDLNAALLDEINVALKDYRYPDGVRRRGFSYKQADIQAEDFKTWAKDNVSYIKDALAKLPEGYALEVTGHADASGPEEAEGAKKGNGYYSQIRSDAVKDALVKQGIPADRIVTKASGSSKPISGFDEKDAINRRVTFQVVSK
- a CDS encoding DUF1801 domain-containing protein; translated protein: MNRLSMPTTVEEYIQSLPKDRKEPFSKLRETVKKNLPKGFEETIQYNMIGYVVPKKTYPAGYHVTPELALPFIHIASQKNGLALYHMGIYSDLKLLKWFQTEYPKHCKTKLDMGKSCIRFKKLEEIPWALIGDLSKKMSPKDWIALYEKNLQESKLNKKNSSKK